Proteins co-encoded in one Actinobacillus succinogenes 130Z genomic window:
- the bioD gene encoding dethiobiotin synthase, translating into MRTFFVTGTDTGVGKTICSRAIIQALQEMDTQIVGFKPIASGQDEPVYADSLDDPKNDYGDEDNRDVLILQNSTKENVSYRDINSYTFLQTVPMITAEKGRIKLEKVDRDLARLAATYDVVAVEGSFGWLSPMNERFTFADWVVKHNMPVIVAVGIKEGCINHALLTVQSVEKMGLPVLGWIANRINPGLSHYAEIIDVLSSKIAAPLLGCIPYIHKPETQDVGKFLTNTEQLRHIQTLLAK; encoded by the coding sequence ATGCGTACTTTTTTTGTGACCGGAACTGATACAGGTGTGGGAAAAACCATTTGTAGTCGTGCGATTATTCAGGCACTGCAGGAAATGGATACGCAAATTGTCGGTTTTAAACCTATCGCCAGCGGGCAGGATGAACCCGTTTATGCGGATTCGCTGGATGATCCGAAAAACGATTATGGCGATGAAGACAACCGTGACGTACTGATTCTGCAAAATTCCACAAAAGAAAATGTGTCTTATCGCGATATTAACAGTTATACTTTTTTACAGACCGTTCCTATGATTACGGCGGAGAAAGGGCGCATTAAATTAGAAAAAGTCGATCGCGATTTAGCGCGATTAGCGGCGACTTATGATGTCGTGGCGGTGGAAGGTTCTTTCGGCTGGTTAAGTCCGATGAACGAACGGTTTACATTTGCAGATTGGGTAGTGAAGCACAACATGCCGGTGATTGTGGCGGTGGGGATTAAAGAAGGCTGTATTAATCATGCTTTGTTGACCGTACAATCCGTCGAAAAAATGGGATTACCGGTATTAGGTTGGATTGCAAACCGCATCAATCCGGGGCTCAGTCATTATGCGGAAATCATTGATGTGCTCAGCAGTAAAATTGCGGCACCGTTGCTGGGATGTATTCCTTACATTCATAAGCCGGAAACGCAGGATGTGGGGAAATTCTTAACGAATACCGAGCAACTGCGTCATATTCAAACGCTACTGGCTAAATAA
- a CDS encoding lipoprotein: MKKAILVFLLTALLSGCSIFGGFGANNSGAGVGIGTGINF, translated from the coding sequence ATGAAAAAAGCAATTTTAGTGTTTCTTTTGACCGCACTTTTGTCCGGGTGTTCGATATTCGGCGGATTCGGCGCCAATAACAGCGGTGCGGGTGTCGGAATCGGTACCGGTATAAATTTTTAA
- a CDS encoding DUF1439 domain-containing protein, translating to MTKLLRLLFISLCCFPLFAQAFSISEEEINAYLAKKSDISDKVGFPGLFSLDYKLQDLATKIGQNDKDRVEISGIVDGILGIQQKQMAGKLAMTIDTIPYYDAEQGSVYLKDIRILKWSGEPDSYMQQLQGVMPFISQSVAALMSTIPIYTLDDTKPRDALIKKFAKGIRVEKGRLALDAGVL from the coding sequence ATGACAAAATTGCTCCGTCTGCTTTTCATCAGTTTATGCTGTTTTCCGCTATTTGCCCAGGCTTTTTCCATCAGCGAGGAAGAAATTAACGCGTATCTGGCTAAAAAATCCGATATTAGCGATAAAGTCGGCTTTCCGGGTCTCTTTTCCCTTGATTATAAATTGCAGGATCTGGCGACTAAGATCGGTCAAAACGATAAAGATCGAGTAGAAATCAGCGGTATCGTTGACGGTATTCTCGGCATTCAGCAAAAACAAATGGCAGGTAAGCTGGCGATGACTATTGATACCATCCCCTATTATGATGCGGAGCAAGGTTCCGTTTATTTGAAAGACATCCGAATTTTAAAATGGTCCGGCGAGCCGGATAGTTACATGCAGCAACTACAGGGCGTTATGCCGTTTATCAGTCAAAGTGTCGCCGCATTAATGAGCACGATTCCGATTTATACATTGGACGACACCAAACCGCGCGATGCGTTAATCAAGAAATTCGCCAAAGGAATCCGGGTGGAAAAAGGACGTTTGGCATTGGATGCCGGCGTCCTATAA
- the rimP gene encoding ribosome maturation factor RimP produces the protein MATLEQNLQEMLQGSVEDLGCELWGIECQRAGRFMTVRLFIDKEGGVSVDDCADVSRQVSAILDVEDPITDKYNLEVSSPGLDRPLFTLSQYERFIGEDITIHLRIPVSDRRKWQGKLEKIENDTVTLTVDGQPQVFVFGNIQKANIIPKF, from the coding sequence ATGGCAACATTAGAACAAAATTTACAAGAGATGCTACAGGGTTCGGTAGAAGATTTGGGATGCGAACTTTGGGGCATCGAATGTCAGCGCGCCGGCCGTTTTATGACGGTACGTTTGTTTATCGATAAAGAAGGCGGGGTATCCGTAGACGATTGTGCGGATGTCAGCCGTCAGGTGAGTGCAATTCTGGATGTAGAAGACCCGATTACTGATAAATATAATCTGGAAGTATCCTCTCCGGGACTGGATCGTCCGTTGTTTACTTTGTCGCAGTACGAACGTTTTATCGGAGAAGACATTACGATTCATTTACGTATTCCGGTATCCGATCGCCGTAAATGGCAGGGCAAATTGGAAAAAATCGAAAATGATACGGTGACGCTAACGGTTGACGGGCAACCGCAGGTTTTTGTGTTCGGCAATATTCAGAAAGCCAATATCATTCCGAAATTTTAA
- the hemA gene encoding glutamyl-tRNA reductase, translating to MTILVLGINHKTATVALREKVAFSEEKRLSALNQIEQLKLAQSTVILSTCNRTEVYLHNKFIQPEQNSAWIDECVAWFAAIHQIQLTDLQDCLYFYQNQQAVTHLMRVACGLDSLILGEPQILGQVKQAYQLAEEYYQRAHGLGKSAVISSELSRLFQKTFSTAKRVRTETNIGESAVSVAYAACSLGRQIFESLQELTILLVGAGETIELAARHLLRHGVKKLMIANRTRARAEALVAKLESPFIEILSLSELQDGLNQADIVISSTGSPTTLISYEMMKQAQIQRRYRPVLIVDIAVPRDVEESIVKLDSVYHYTVDDLQNIINHNLSEREKASEQAEEIIAEECAAFFEWLKVRQASNLIRTYRESADEIRQELLEKAQFSLSQGESADKILDEFSTKLMNKLLHSPTLVMQTMVKQGDSRGLQNFLSVIKK from the coding sequence ATGACAATTTTAGTACTTGGTATCAATCATAAAACCGCAACGGTAGCGTTGCGTGAAAAAGTTGCGTTTTCGGAAGAAAAACGACTTTCGGCATTGAACCAAATCGAGCAACTGAAATTGGCGCAGAGTACGGTAATTCTCTCGACCTGTAATCGAACCGAAGTCTATCTGCATAATAAATTTATTCAGCCGGAACAAAACTCAGCATGGATTGATGAGTGTGTGGCGTGGTTTGCGGCAATTCATCAAATTCAATTAACCGACCTGCAGGATTGTCTGTATTTTTATCAAAATCAGCAGGCGGTTACGCATCTTATGCGAGTAGCGTGCGGTTTGGATTCTCTGATTTTAGGCGAACCGCAAATTCTGGGACAGGTGAAACAAGCGTACCAACTTGCGGAAGAATATTATCAGCGGGCGCACGGGCTTGGAAAAAGTGCGGTGATTTCCAGTGAACTTTCCCGTTTGTTCCAAAAAACCTTTTCTACCGCTAAACGCGTGCGTACCGAAACAAATATCGGCGAAAGCGCCGTGTCCGTGGCTTATGCCGCCTGTAGTCTGGGGCGCCAGATTTTTGAAAGCCTGCAAGAATTAACCATTCTGTTAGTCGGAGCCGGTGAAACCATTGAATTAGCGGCTCGCCATTTATTGCGTCACGGTGTGAAAAAACTAATGATTGCTAACCGTACGCGGGCGCGGGCGGAAGCTTTAGTCGCAAAACTGGAATCGCCGTTCATCGAGATATTATCGTTATCCGAACTGCAAGACGGACTAAATCAGGCGGATATTGTCATTTCTTCAACGGGCAGCCCGACGACACTGATTTCCTATGAAATGATGAAACAGGCGCAAATACAGCGTCGTTACCGTCCGGTTTTGATTGTGGATATCGCCGTGCCGCGTGATGTGGAAGAAAGCATAGTCAAATTAGACAGTGTGTATCATTATACTGTGGATGATCTGCAAAATATCATCAATCATAACTTATCCGAACGGGAAAAGGCTTCCGAACAGGCGGAAGAAATTATAGCCGAAGAATGCGCCGCTTTCTTCGAGTGGTTAAAAGTTCGTCAGGCGTCCAATCTCATTCGTACTTATCGGGAAAGTGCGGATGAAATTCGTCAGGAATTATTGGAAAAAGCGCAATTTTCTTTATCTCAGGGCGAAAGTGCGGACAAGATTCTGGACGAATTCAGTACCAAGTTAATGAATAAATTACTTCATTCGCCAACCTTAGTGATGCAAACCATGGTGAAACAGGGTGACAGCCGGGGTTTACAAAATTTCCTATCCGTTATCAAAAAATAA
- a CDS encoding peptide ABC transporter substrate-binding protein, with protein MSACEPLSEFGRKLSGIEANRKNEIQPAFTPLARTQERLIRGVYGELTLDVPSMNNEEQADFLRDLLEGLVIFDSRGDILPGVAERWENQDDKLWRFYLRPQAKWSNGEPVVAQDFVDSWRKLALSDSPLKQSLMYINLLNAQAVTMQQLTPELLGVRAADERILEIELDKPTPYLPKMLTHAAFLPTRGNMPAEFLSNGAYRFIRMRGNRIFLDKNPVYWNEANVTFNSVVYEKMAEDQSPETIDWLESPKHASQAIYFPTLCTYFYRFNLQDPELSRRSVRTALVSMISSQYIVRNEHLPALPLSDFLPRHMQTEQNQDWQPSVVEPLLQQAGISAEKPLHITLTYDRGYPQENIANRLVRTWSQSELIHVTPQPVSFSVLLEKQAKGEFQLIRSGWCADYNDPSAFFNLLHGQHPDNKTGIDNAEINQWLEQSLTVKTEAERTALYQKIQHLVKQERYFLPLYQIQRAVYIHPSIRGFDLTNPTSTVYSKDLSRHSTLPNQR; from the coding sequence TTGTCAGCCTGTGAACCTCTATCTGAATTCGGTCGAAAACTTTCCGGTATCGAAGCTAACCGAAAAAACGAAATACAACCGGCTTTTACACCGTTAGCGCGTACGCAGGAGCGGCTTATTCGCGGTGTGTACGGTGAACTGACTTTAGATGTACCGAGCATGAATAATGAGGAACAAGCGGATTTTTTACGGGATTTATTAGAGGGGTTGGTAATTTTCGATAGCCGAGGCGACATCCTGCCGGGCGTTGCGGAGCGGTGGGAAAACCAGGATGACAAACTTTGGCGCTTTTATTTACGTCCGCAGGCTAAATGGTCAAACGGCGAACCGGTGGTGGCGCAGGATTTTGTGGACAGTTGGCGAAAACTTGCACTGTCCGACAGCCCGTTAAAACAGTCTCTGATGTATATCAATCTGTTAAACGCACAAGCCGTCACCATGCAACAATTAACGCCGGAATTGCTCGGTGTGCGAGCGGCGGACGAACGTATTTTAGAAATTGAGCTGGATAAACCGACGCCTTATCTGCCGAAAATGCTGACACATGCGGCGTTTTTACCGACGCGGGGCAATATGCCTGCGGAGTTTTTAAGCAACGGAGCCTATCGATTTATCCGCATGCGGGGAAATCGGATTTTTCTGGATAAAAATCCCGTTTACTGGAACGAGGCGAATGTCACGTTTAATTCGGTAGTATATGAAAAAATGGCGGAGGATCAGTCGCCGGAGACGATTGACTGGCTCGAATCGCCGAAACATGCCTCGCAGGCAATATATTTTCCAACGCTTTGTACTTATTTTTATCGGTTTAATTTACAAGACCCCGAACTAAGCCGCCGTTCGGTCAGAACGGCATTGGTTTCGATGATTTCCTCACAATATATTGTACGGAACGAACATTTGCCGGCATTGCCGCTCAGCGATTTTTTGCCCCGTCATATGCAAACGGAACAAAATCAGGATTGGCAGCCGAGCGTCGTCGAACCGTTACTACAGCAAGCCGGCATTTCGGCGGAAAAGCCGTTACATATTACCTTAACCTATGATCGCGGTTATCCGCAGGAAAATATTGCAAACCGTTTAGTCCGAACCTGGTCTCAGTCTGAACTGATTCATGTTACGCCACAACCGGTTTCTTTCTCCGTCTTATTGGAAAAACAGGCAAAAGGGGAATTTCAGCTGATCCGTTCCGGCTGGTGCGCGGATTATAATGATCCTTCCGCTTTTTTTAATTTACTGCATGGGCAACACCCGGATAATAAAACGGGTATCGATAATGCGGAAATCAATCAATGGCTGGAACAATCGCTAACTGTAAAAACTGAGGCGGAACGAACCGCACTTTATCAAAAGATTCAGCATTTAGTGAAACAGGAGCGTTATTTTTTACCGCTTTACCAAATACAACGTGCGGTGTATATCCATCCGTCGATACGGGGATTCGATTTAACGAACCCGACCTCGACGGTGTACAGCAAAGATCTTTCCCGCCATTCGACATTACCTAATCAGAGGTAA